The Persephonella sp. genome segment TTCTTCTGTCATAGGAGGCAGGATGAGTCTTATTATATTTCCTTCTGTTTGAGGGTTTGCACCTATATTTGCCTCTTTTAATGCTTTTTCTATTAACGGAATTGCATTTTGATCCCAGGCCTGAATAACTATCTGGGAAGGCTCAGGTATTGTTATTGTTGCAAGCTGTTTTATTGGCATCTCAACGCCATAATAATCAACTTTTATATTTTCAACTATTGCTGTTGATGCTCTTGATGTTCTAATACCTGCAAGTTCTTCTTTAAATTTTTCAACTGCTTTTTTCATTCTGGATTCTGCATCTTTGAGATATTCCTGTATCATCCCATCCTCCTTAATACTGATAAAGACTAATATTTTATTATAGCTTAAAATTTGGTAGAGGGTTTCTGCGAATGAAAATTAAGGTAGGGTTATTTAACGACAGAACCTATAGGCTCCCCAAGAAGAATTTTCATAAGGTTTCCTTTTTTCTTTATATTGAAAACTATGATTGGAAGGTTGTTTTCCATACAAAGTGTTAATGCTGTGTGATCCATAACTTTGAGATTTTTATTTATTACATCAAGATAAGAGATTTCTTTAAGGAGTTTTGCATCAGGGTGTTTTACAGGGTCTTTGTCGTATATGCCATCAACTTTCGTTGCTTTTAATAAAACATCTGCTTTTATTTCTGTAGCTCTAAGGGCACCTGTTGTATCAGTAGTAAAAAATGGGCTTCCTGTCCCTGCTGCAAATATTACTATTCTTCCTTTTTCAAGGTGTCGTATAGCCCTTCTTCTAATATAAGGTTCAGCTATCTGCCTCATTTCTATGGCAGACATTACTCTGGTTGGGACATCTTTTTTCTCAAGGATATCCTGAAGTGCAAGGGCATTTATTACAGTGGCAAGCATTCCCATATAGTCTGCTGTTGCCCTATCCATTCCCATTGAGGAGCCTTTTACCCCTCTGAATATATTACCGCCGCCTATTACAATGGCTATTTCTGCTCCTATCTCATAAACAGATTTTATTTCTTCTGCCAGTTCATCAATAAAAAGGGGATCAATCCCGTAGTCTTGATCCCCCATTAACGCTTCACCGGAAAGTTTCAAAAGAACTCTTTTGTATTTGAGTCCCAATTTCTTAGTCTCCGATTTCGTATCT includes the following:
- the frr gene encoding ribosome recycling factor, with the protein product MIQEYLKDAESRMKKAVEKFKEELAGIRTSRASTAIVENIKVDYYGVEMPIKQLATITIPEPSQIVIQAWDQNAIPLIEKALKEANIGANPQTEGNIIRLILPPMTEERRKEIVKFIGKLAEEARIAVRNVRRDDKERLEELKKEGFSEDEVKKALEQLQKITDKYIQQINQLAEQKEEEVLSL
- the pyrH gene encoding UMP kinase; protein product: MGLKYKRVLLKLSGEALMGDQDYGIDPLFIDELAEEIKSVYEIGAEIAIVIGGGNIFRGVKGSSMGMDRATADYMGMLATVINALALQDILEKKDVPTRVMSAIEMRQIAEPYIRRRAIRHLEKGRIVIFAAGTGSPFFTTDTTGALRATEIKADVLLKATKVDGIYDKDPVKHPDAKLLKEISYLDVINKNLKVMDHTALTLCMENNLPIIVFNIKKKGNLMKILLGEPIGSVVK